CTACAACCAGTACACGAACGGGCTCAGCGATCCGCTCGACTACATCCGGGCACTGCGGCCCTCTCTCTTCGTGCCGGCGCACCACGACAATTGGCTCGCACCGCTCTCCGCACCGGCCGTCGCATACGAAGAGAGACTGCGCCTGGCGCTTGCAGGCTTGCCGACGTCCCCTGAACTGCGACTACTTGTCGATCCGGCAGACTATGTTCAGCCTTCTCGGCTCACGTTCGACATTACGGTGAAATGACCGACGTCGTCTCGGAGTCAGTGGATGTGTTGCTGCCAATCGGCTGGCACTCGGCCCTCCGGACCTGGAGTGGGCTGGCTGGTGGGATGAGAAGTGGGCGGGGCTAATTCAGGTCCGTCGTAGGCTTCCTGGGTTTCGAAGCTCCAGAACCAATCCTCGCCAGGTTCGAAACTCTGCATGAAGGGATGCTTGGTGGCAGCTGCGTGAGCGCTGGCGTGTTGTGACGGGGATGAGTCGCAACATCCGATGTGACCGCACTGAGCACATCGACGCAAATGCACCCACCAACCGCCAGTTGCGTCGCATTCCATGCACCCGGCACCACTCGGCGGCACGCTCGGATCAATTCCAGCTGGAAGTCCGTCTGTCATGGTCAGTCCCTTCGTTGAAGTGGCTCTGCTTCATTCATCGTGCGCGCCGAGTGGGGTGTGCGCTACTCGGCGTCGTCGACGTGGTTGCGTTCTGGTCCGGATATGGGCAGAAGGACGCGGAAGCGGGTGTCTCCGGGCTCGGATGTGACCCGGAGTTCACCATGGTGTTTACCGACAACGATGCGCCACGAAATATCCAAGCCCAAGCCCGTTCCTTCTCCGACAGGCTTGGTGGTGAAGAAGGGCTGGAAGATTCTGTCGATGACGTCGTCGGGGATTCCTGGTCCGGTGTCGCAGATCTCGACGCAGACTCGATCACCATCCCGGCTGGTGCGAACAGTCAAGGTTCCAGTGCCATCCATGGCGGCGACAGCGTTGTCGATCAGGTTGGTCCACACTTGATTGAGTTCGCCGGCGTAAGCATCGATGGGAGGCAGAGTCCGGTCGTATTCCTTGACGACGGTGATGTCACCGATCTTCTGTCCCAACATGATCAGAGTGCTGTCAAGCAATTCGTGAACGTCGATAGTCTGAAAGGGAGCGCGGTCCATCTGCGAATACTGTTTGGCCGCACCGACAAGCGTGGAGATTCGCGTGGTGGAATCTGCGATCTCGTTCATCAGCAACTCGGATTCGATGGTGTAGTTCAACCAACGAATTGCACCCTCGAGCACAGACTCGTCCACGGCTGCGGCAACAGTCTCGAGCCAGTCGGTATCGAGGCCTGCTTGTACGAAGGTTGGTGCTAGGTCCCAACCGTCGCGGATGGAATGGTCCTCGAACCATTCGCCCAGCGAGTCCTCCCGATCGGACGCTTCAAGTGGAGTGAGCGTGGGAGCCTTGGCAACAACTTCGGCGACTTCCTCTTGCATACGCATAAGGGCGACAAGCGCATCGCGGTCGTAGAAGCCTGTGGCAATCATCCCCAGTTTGTGGCGCATTCCGGCAACCCGTTCACGCAGAGACGCAGTGGCTCGTACTGCAGCGGCGGCAGGATTGTTCAGTTCGTGGGTCAATCCGGCAGAGAGGGATCCGAGGGCAAGGAGACGCTCACGTTGATCCATGATCTGGCGGGTGTTCTGGTTACCGAAAAACACTCCTTCGAGAAGATGAACCGCCATCGGGAACCATTCGCGCACTACCTCACCGAACTTGTCGGCATCGAGAACAAAGAACGTCGACGGCTTGGTTACCCGCAGCGACGCCGAATAGATTTGCGGTACGCGGTCACCCAAGTACGACGTCCAGCCGCCGGAGTAGACGCCTCTCTGGGAGGTGCGCACCATCTCGATGTCTTCGCCGCCCGAGAGTTTCGACATGATCAGTTCGCCCTCGATCAGGACGTAGAAGCACGAAGCCGGGTCGCCTTCGAGGTAGACCTGGCCACGGTCGATTTCAGTGATGTGGCCACTCTGGCAGAGTGTTTCGAGTTGATCATCGCTGAGCTTCTCGAACAGAAAAAGTGTGCGAAGAAGTTCTGGACTGCATTCTGGAACAGACATCAAATCTCCCTATGGTTGAGCGAGATAGCGGTGGACGAACATCACGGCCATCGCTCCTTCGCCGACAGCCGACGCGACCCGCTTGGCTGATTCGGCGTGTACGTCGCCGGCGACAAAGACTCCGGGAACGCTGGTTTCGAGGTGGTGGGGTGCTCGATCGAGGGGCCACCCTTGCGGTGTGATGCCGTCGGCGGTGAGGTCGGGTCCTGCGAGGATAAATCCATGGCGATCTCGAACGACCACGTCGCCCAGCCAATCCGTCAGCGGAGCGGCGCCGATGAAGATGAACAGCCACTGCGCGTCGACGGTCTCTTCTTCGCCAGTTGCTCTGTTCAGCAGCGTTATTCGCTCGAGATGATCGTCGCCGTCAGCCGCGATTACTTCTGTGCACGCGCGGACCGAGATCTTCGGGTTCTTCTCGATCTGCTGAATCAGGTAGTAGGACATGGATGCTTCGAGTGAAGCGCCACGGATGAGTATGGTGACGGATCGCGCTCCGCGTGAAAGATAAACGGCTGCTTGGCCTGCGGAGTTCGCCCCGCCCACAATGTAGACGTCCTGCTCGCTACAACGCGCGGCTTCGGTGACGGCAGACCCGTAGTACACGCCTCGGCCGGTGAAGGTGTCGAGACCGGGGGCCGAAAGCTGGCGGTACGAAACACCGGTAGCCAAGATGACCGAGTGCGCGTCGACGGACGTGCCGTCGTCGAAACGAACTGTGCGAGCAGACCCGTTGATCTCGAGGCCCGTCACATCGCGGGCTGTGATGACCTCGGCGCCGAACTTTGATGCCTGCCTTCGTGCGCGATCGGCCAACTGTGATCCGGAAACGCCGTCGGGGAAGCCGAGATAGTTTTCGATACGAGAGCTTTGACCCGCTTGCCCGCCGGTGGCGCGTCGTTCGATAAGGACTGTCCTCAGGCCCTCGGAGGCTCCATAGAGCGCCGCACCTAACCCCGCGGGCCCACCGCCGACGACAACCAAATCGTAGAAATCCTCCGACAGGGTGGTGCTGAGGCCGAGCTTGTCCGCGAGTTCGGTATCCGTCGGCTCAACCAGTACGTCACCGTTCGGAGCAATGACGACGGGAAGGTTAAGTTCGTCGGCTCCTGCGGCGGCAAGGAGTCGTTGTCCCTCAGGCTCGTCCGACATGTACCAGCGGTAAGCAAGTTGATTGCGCGCCAGGAACTCTCGAACATCCGAGGATCGACCAGACCAACGATGGCCGACGACTTTGGTCTCCTCCGTGGGGTGGTGGCTGGAGCCGGCCCAGGCGTCAAGGAGGGCGTCGATGACCGGGTAGAGCTTTTCTTCCGGAGGATCCCAAGGTTTGAGTAGGTAGTGATCGAGGTCGACGACGTTGATGGCGTCGATCGCGGCATCAGTATCTGCATACGCCGTCAGAAGGACGCGTCGAGCTATGGGGTAGAGATCCATTGCCTGTTCGAGGAATTCGATTCCGCTCAAACCGGGCATGCGGTAGTCGGCGACGATAACGGCGACAGCGTCCCCGCGAAGCTTCATTTCGCGCAGAGTTTCGAGCGCCTGATCGCCCGATTCGGCGCGGATGATTCGATATTTCTCGCCGTAGCGTTCACGAAGGTCACGGACCACGGCCCGGGAAACCCCGGGGTCGTCGTCGACGCTGAGGATAGCTGGTTTGGCAGGTGCTTTCGGCGTGCTCACTCGGTGCCCTCCCGGCGTTGTAGTCAACCCCTCCAGTATGCGACTGCTGCGCAAACCGTCAATCGCTACAGATGCGCTGGAAGCGAACAGCGCTATGTGAACTTGGAATTTATCGGTAACGGGAACCGATCCGGCTTCTGGCGCATCAAACAGAGTGAGTTCATACCGAAGGGGGCCGATGAGAATGTCGATGGGGGGTCGGCTTCTCATGGCAGGGATGTTGGTATGGGCTTTGGCCGGATGCGGCTCAGCCGTGGAGGGGGAGGCTGAGCCGCTATCCGGTCAAGAGGGGTTATTCGATCCGTGTACGGACATTCCGGATTCCGCGATTCGGGGCGTCGGTCTTGATCCGCTGACTAAGGAAAGAGATCTGGTTGGCGTCGAAGAACTCGGGTGGAAGATCTGTTCGTGGACGGGGCCGTGGTATTTCGTTGTCGTTATGTCGAACGTGTACTCATTGCAAGATGTTCGGTCCAACACCGATTTCACCGGATTTCGAGATGTTGAAATTGGACAAAGGCAAGGTGTTCAGTACTCCCGTGCTCAGGATCAAGTTGGTGCGTCCTGCTATGTCGCGACGCCAGTTGAGCAGGGCACGATCTGGCTTCGAGTCTCCCGGATGGGCCTACATCCGATCGAAGAGTCCACATGCACGCTCGCGACGCGATACGGAGCAGAACTTGAAACCTATTGGCCACATTGAAGATCCGATGAACGAGGGGGGTTGTTGTGACCAATCCTGATGGGTCCGCTGATGGCTCACAACTGTCACAATGGGCAACCTGGAGAGGCGAAGTTGAAGGCGGCGCGATCGCAGTGGACTTTGAAGTGGCCCGCAAACTCCGTGACATTTGTAGGGCGTACCGGGCAGAGTTGGATGTTGCGCTTCGGAAGGTTGAGTCGGCGTCAAATGTGAGGGGAATGGGCACACTTCAATCGGGAATCGACCTGGCGCGTAAATTCTCGCTGAAAGCGTCTGGGGGCGAGGACTCGCTTGAGAAGTCACTCCTTAGCCACATCGATGTGCTAAACGAGATGGAAGCATACTTTCAGGCATGCGTGACACGCTATTTCGCTGCGGAAGCGGAGAACGCGGATCGTCTGGCCCGGCATGAAGTATCGGGATCTTAGAATGGCGCAAATTCGACTTATGTTGGCGGCGGTGACCATTGGGTTGCTTACAGTGAGTTGTGGTTCAACCGTTGTGGGTGAGCCTGAGCGCGCATCTGGACAAGAGGGATTGTTCAACCCGTGTACGGACATTCCGGACTCGGTGATTGAGGGAGTGGGTTTGGATCCGGCGACGGAGAGCGTTGATATTTTTGGCGTCGAACAGCCAGGGTGGAAGATTTGTAAATGGTCAAGTGACTGGTACTTCTTCACAATATTCTCGAACGAATACACAGTTGAACAGCTTCAGGCCAATGCGCGGTATGTCGATGTCGAGTCGATACCTATCGGGAACCGGATGGGCGTCCAATTTCACGAAGCAGATGACCCTACGCTTGCTCGCTGTTTCGTAGCGCTTGCAGTGGACCAAGGAGCGGTGTGGCTAAGCGTGAGTACGAAGGCAACATACGTGCAAACCGAACCGACTTGTTCGCTGACGCGAAGATATGCGGATGCACTTGAACGCAACCTACCTCGGTGACTTTTTGGGCGATTGAACATCGGAAATGGAGGGGCAATGCCACCGCTGGTTGAAGGTTCAGAATCTCAAGACGCTCGTTCGATGTGGTCAGCCTGGACCGCTGACCTTCAGGATGGGGGATTGAGTGTTGACCGTGACGTTGCCAACAAATTGGTGGCTGCGTGTAAACAACTTCGCGACGAGCTCATTGCGATGAAGGAGGGGTTTCGAGACCTCGCCCAGGTGAAGGGAATGGGGACCTTGCAATCGGGCCTCGACTTGGCTGAGAAGTTCTCGAAGAAAGCCGTGGGTGGCGAGGACTCGTTGGAAAAATCTCTCGACAGCCACATCGCCGTGGTGAAGGAGATGCGAGCCTACTTCCAAGCCTGCATCGACCGCTATGAATCCGTGGACGGTGAGAACGCCGCCACCCACGCGAAGTTCGAGATCCCTGGATAGGCACAAAAAATCTCGCTGAGCCGGAGGGCATCCGACTCAGCGAGACTGTGGAATGACTAGGCGGTCGGCAGAGCCTTCAGCGAGGTGACTGTGGCGTCCACAGCGCGAGCGGCTTCGGCACCTTTCTTCACGAAATGGGTGCTGAAGTAGTCGACATGCTCAGCATGCTCATGGAAGTTGTGCGGCGTCAGGACGACGGAGAAGACCGGCACATCGGTATCAAGCTGCACTCGCATCAAACCGTCGATGACGGCTGTCGCCACAAAATCGTGGCGGTAGATGCCGCCGTCGACGACGAGACCAGCAGCAACAATTGCCTGGTAACGGCCCGTCTGCGCCAAACGGCGAGCGTGCAGCGGGATCTCGAAAGCGCCCGGCACCTCGAAGAAATCGACTGAGTCGCGGGCGTAGCCCAAGCCGACGATTTCGTCTGTGAATCCGTCACGTGCACGGTCCACGATGTTGCGATGCCACGTCGCCTGAATGAACGCGATGCGCTGTCCCTGGATGTCACTCATAACGACAAAACTACTGCACCAGGAAGCGTCGTCGCGAATGCGCGTCTCAATCCTGCTGTCGCGGGAAGGCTGTGGAGCGCCCCCAGCCCGCATCGTTGGTGAGGTGCTCGAGCAGTGGCTGGATTCGATAGGGAAGTGGATTGGTCAACGCGATCGTGGTGGTGGAATGCGTGACACCCGGAAGGCTGACGATCTGCTCGGCCAACTTCTGCAACGCAGCGTGGGTGGAGGTGGCGACGCGCACCAGTAGATCCTCGCGTCCGGTGGTGGCGTGAATTTCGATTACCTCGGGCAACTCGGCCAGGCTCCTCGCGATGGCGCTGATCTTTCCCTGCTCCAATTCGAGGCCCACAAAGGCCTGAATGGGAATACCGACTTCGGGGAGATCGAGATTGGGGCGGAAGCCGGTCAGAATTCCACCTGATTCCATCCGCTTCATCCTGGCCTGGACAGTGTTGCGGGCTACCCCCAACGAGTTGGCGAGTTCGGCGACACTCATGCGCGAATCCTTGCTGAGCAATCCGAGTAGCTGGACGTCGAGCTTGTCGATGCTGAGCATTTTGTGAACCTTTCTTCAGTGATCGAGGTCACTGGATGATCGTATTGCTTAGTTCAATAGATTTGTATTGACCAAATCGTAGCTCAGGAAGAGCATTGGTTCTACGAATTGCTCAGCGGGACAGTTTGCGTAGATCACTGTACCCATTGACGGTTCGTCTCGATCTCACGCCTGTGTCGTACACGTCCTTTGGAAAGGTCTATCTCACAATGACTCTCACCGCCGAGCCTGTGAACTCCACCCATATCTCCGACGACACTGCCGGCGTATTCGATCGCGCAGACTATCTTCGCGATTACCCGCACGAGCAGGTGAGCTTCTTCCAGGATCCGGCGAGCGGACTCAAGGCGATTGTTGCAATCCACTCCACGACGCTCGGGCCGGCGCTCGGTGGAACCCGCTTCTACCCGTACGCAGACGAATCTTCCGCTGTCACAGACGTTTTGCGGCTCTCTCGCGGAATGACCTACAAGGCCGCAATCGCAGGTGTTGATCTGGGTGGCGGAAAGGCCGTCATCATCGGCGACCCGGCAACAGCGAAGTCCACCGAATTACTCGGTGCCTACGCAAAATTCGTTCAGACACTTGGCGGCCGCTACATCACGGCCGGAGATGTGGGAACCAACTCGGACGATCTCGACGTGATCGGGCTCGGAACCGACTTCGTGGTGGGGCGCAATGCGAAAGCCGGCGGCTCGGGGGACAGCGCGCCGATGACAGCTCTCGGCGTTTTCCAGTCCCTGCTGGCCGCGGCCCAGGCGCACTGGGGCTCGCGTGACCTGACCGGCAAGACGGTGGGAGTCGAGGGCACCGGCAAGGTCGGGTACGAACTCATCAAGCTGCTCCTGGCCGACGGCGGGACCGTGCTGGCAACCGATGTCAACGCGGCAGCACTTGCCCGCGTGAAGGCGGATTTCCCGCAGGTGCAGATCGTGGACAGTGTCATCGACGCCGACCTCGATGTTTACGCACCATGCGCGATGGGGGCAACACTCTCG
The nucleotide sequence above comes from Rhodococcus sp. KBS0724. Encoded proteins:
- a CDS encoding DUF3558 domain-containing protein; this translates as MLVWALAGCGSAVEGEAEPLSGQEGLFDPCTDIPDSAIRGVGLDPLTKERDLVGVEELGWKICSWTGPWYFVVVMSNVYSLQDVRSNTDFTGFRDVEIGQRQGVQYSRAQDQVGASCYVATPVEQGTIWLRVSRMGLHPIEESTCTLATRYGAELETYWPH
- a CDS encoding DUF3558 domain-containing protein, with product MLAAVTIGLLTVSCGSTVVGEPERASGQEGLFNPCTDIPDSVIEGVGLDPATESVDIFGVEQPGWKICKWSSDWYFFTIFSNEYTVEQLQANARYVDVESIPIGNRMGVQFHEADDPTLARCFVALAVDQGAVWLSVSTKATYVQTEPTCSLTRRYADALERNLPR
- a CDS encoding Lrp/AsnC family transcriptional regulator → MLSIDKLDVQLLGLLSKDSRMSVAELANSLGVARNTVQARMKRMESGGILTGFRPNLDLPEVGIPIQAFVGLELEQGKISAIARSLAELPEVIEIHATTGREDLLVRVATSTHAALQKLAEQIVSLPGVTHSTTTIALTNPLPYRIQPLLEHLTNDAGWGRSTAFPRQQD
- a CDS encoding Glu/Leu/Phe/Val dehydrogenase, producing the protein MTLTAEPVNSTHISDDTAGVFDRADYLRDYPHEQVSFFQDPASGLKAIVAIHSTTLGPALGGTRFYPYADESSAVTDVLRLSRGMTYKAAIAGVDLGGGKAVIIGDPATAKSTELLGAYAKFVQTLGGRYITAGDVGTNSDDLDVIGLGTDFVVGRNAKAGGSGDSAPMTALGVFQSLLAAAQAHWGSRDLTGKTVGVEGTGKVGYELIKLLLADGGTVLATDVNAAALARVKADFPQVQIVDSVIDADLDVYAPCAMGATLSHASAEAITAAVICGAANNQLTEPEVESVLSERGITWVPDYVANGGGLIQVAGELKEHTAEQVKAQVEKIFDTVTEILAKSKAEAILAGEAADAVAEARIAQAVRSRT
- a CDS encoding FAD-dependent oxidoreductase produces the protein MSTPKAPAKPAILSVDDDPGVSRAVVRDLRERYGEKYRIIRAESGDQALETLREMKLRGDAVAVIVADYRMPGLSGIEFLEQAMDLYPIARRVLLTAYADTDAAIDAINVVDLDHYLLKPWDPPEEKLYPVIDALLDAWAGSSHHPTEETKVVGHRWSGRSSDVREFLARNQLAYRWYMSDEPEGQRLLAAAGADELNLPVVIAPNGDVLVEPTDTELADKLGLSTTLSEDFYDLVVVGGGPAGLGAALYGASEGLRTVLIERRATGGQAGQSSRIENYLGFPDGVSGSQLADRARRQASKFGAEVITARDVTGLEINGSARTVRFDDGTSVDAHSVILATGVSYRQLSAPGLDTFTGRGVYYGSAVTEAARCSEQDVYIVGGANSAGQAAVYLSRGARSVTILIRGASLEASMSYYLIQQIEKNPKISVRACTEVIAADGDDHLERITLLNRATGEEETVDAQWLFIFIGAAPLTDWLGDVVVRDRHGFILAGPDLTADGITPQGWPLDRAPHHLETSVPGVFVAGDVHAESAKRVASAVGEGAMAVMFVHRYLAQP
- a CDS encoding 6,7-dimethyl-8-ribityllumazine synthase — its product is MSDIQGQRIAFIQATWHRNIVDRARDGFTDEIVGLGYARDSVDFFEVPGAFEIPLHARRLAQTGRYQAIVAAGLVVDGGIYRHDFVATAVIDGLMRVQLDTDVPVFSVVLTPHNFHEHAEHVDYFSTHFVKKGAEAARAVDATVTSLKALPTA
- a CDS encoding UBP-type zinc finger domain-containing protein; the protein is MTDGLPAGIDPSVPPSGAGCMECDATGGWWVHLRRCAQCGHIGCCDSSPSQHASAHAAATKHPFMQSFEPGEDWFWSFETQEAYDGPELAPPTSHPTSQPTPGPEGRVPADWQQHIH
- a CDS encoding ATP-binding protein, encoding MSVPECSPELLRTLFLFEKLSDDQLETLCQSGHITEIDRGQVYLEGDPASCFYVLIEGELIMSKLSGGEDIEMVRTSQRGVYSGGWTSYLGDRVPQIYSASLRVTKPSTFFVLDADKFGEVVREWFPMAVHLLEGVFFGNQNTRQIMDQRERLLALGSLSAGLTHELNNPAAAAVRATASLRERVAGMRHKLGMIATGFYDRDALVALMRMQEEVAEVVAKAPTLTPLEASDREDSLGEWFEDHSIRDGWDLAPTFVQAGLDTDWLETVAAAVDESVLEGAIRWLNYTIESELLMNEIADSTTRISTLVGAAKQYSQMDRAPFQTIDVHELLDSTLIMLGQKIGDITVVKEYDRTLPPIDAYAGELNQVWTNLIDNAVAAMDGTGTLTVRTSRDGDRVCVEICDTGPGIPDDVIDRIFQPFFTTKPVGEGTGLGLDISWRIVVGKHHGELRVTSEPGDTRFRVLLPISGPERNHVDDAE